One genomic segment of Helicobacter enhydrae includes these proteins:
- a CDS encoding DEAD/DEAH box helicase family protein: MVNQELLIHSAQEYYQYLQDNQLGVEELRIKSKIPTLAGITIYLGQKIFGLDGLLVRFMQQDYAIGEEESIKVETYDEKGAILVLHIAEAQLLEQIHQNAHQLTLITDLKFLVANTRDFFAHFAIHLPSTPQQPLTPEELPTDRLSIEQQKAIGKIFSAPLSYIWGAPGTGKTQRVLFESVLILIKRQKKIAIIAPTNHALEQALKTIIKKADDLQISRNLFLRFGIPSLEFLSHFPEVCDSGSIRQDQLSLFTYNNSKDRIKEAKVFAMTLDGFIKRYANLKCQFDHIFLDECAFAPLIKAVSLCANSSPITMLGDHKQLMPVCEASPKDLELHPKIKLWNLNALFLETLFTHNQDEILNQKQLHFQHTQTSILRHTYRYGKNLAQILNDYIYHNKLSGEGHSQIWLCDTARFLDTQELSAANTPPSKHTNPQEALAVKKLLHKLRGDYAIITPFVKQRQLLIQHSVHYERIFTIHKSQGQEFDCVIFSPVQLHYHLTDSANPQALNALNVAISRVKKHLILVCDAKQWQQMPQQFITALINEAIKNHTIITPDLSLDF; encoded by the coding sequence TTGGTAAATCAAGAACTGCTCATCCACTCTGCACAAGAGTATTATCAATACCTCCAAGACAATCAACTTGGGGTAGAAGAGCTTAGAATCAAAAGCAAAATCCCTACCCTTGCGGGCATCACTATTTATTTGGGGCAAAAAATCTTTGGTCTTGATGGTTTGCTTGTGCGTTTTATGCAACAAGATTATGCTATTGGCGAAGAAGAAAGTATCAAGGTGGAAACCTATGATGAAAAGGGTGCCATTCTTGTGCTTCATATCGCAGAGGCACAGCTTCTAGAGCAAATACACCAAAACGCACATCAGCTCACTTTGATTACGGATTTGAAGTTTTTGGTCGCAAACACGCGTGATTTTTTTGCACATTTTGCCATCCATCTCCCCTCCACACCACAGCAACCCCTCACACCCGAAGAGTTGCCAACAGATCGCTTGAGCATCGAGCAACAAAAAGCGATTGGCAAAATTTTCTCTGCACCTTTAAGCTACATTTGGGGGGCTCCAGGCACAGGCAAAACCCAACGAGTCTTGTTTGAATCCGTGCTAATCCTCATCAAAAGACAAAAAAAGATTGCCATCATCGCACCCACCAATCACGCTCTAGAACAAGCCCTCAAAACAATCATCAAAAAAGCTGATGATTTGCAGATTTCACGCAATCTGTTTTTGCGTTTTGGGATTCCTAGCCTTGAGTTTTTGAGCCACTTTCCAGAGGTTTGCGATAGTGGATCCATCCGCCAAGATCAATTGAGCCTATTCACTTACAACAACTCCAAGGATCGCATCAAAGAAGCAAAAGTTTTTGCAATGACGCTTGATGGCTTCATCAAACGCTATGCCAACCTCAAATGCCAATTTGATCATATCTTTTTGGATGAATGTGCCTTCGCCCCACTGATCAAAGCAGTCAGCCTATGTGCCAACTCCTCCCCAATCACAATGCTAGGCGATCACAAACAGCTAATGCCTGTTTGCGAAGCCTCCCCCAAAGATTTGGAACTCCACCCAAAAATCAAACTTTGGAATCTCAACGCCCTTTTTCTAGAGACGCTTTTCACCCACAATCAAGATGAAATCCTAAACCAAAAACAGCTCCATTTCCAACATACCCAAACTTCCATCCTACGCCACACCTACCGCTATGGCAAAAACCTTGCACAAATCCTCAATGATTACATCTATCACAACAAACTTAGCGGAGAGGGGCATAGTCAAATTTGGCTCTGTGATACGGCAAGATTCCTAGACACCCAAGAACTCTCTGCAGCAAACACGCCCCCAAGTAAGCACACAAACCCTCAAGAAGCCCTAGCGGTCAAAAAACTTCTCCACAAGCTCCGAGGCGATTATGCCATCATCACGCCTTTTGTCAAACAAAGGCAACTTTTGATTCAGCATTCTGTGCATTATGAACGCATTTTCACAATCCACAAATCTCAAGGGCAAGAGTTTGATTGTGTGATTTTTTCACCCGTCCAACTCCACTACCACCTCACAGATTCTGCCAACCCTCAAGCACTCAACGCACTCAATGTCGCCATCTCACGCGTCAAAAAACATCTGATTTTGGTTTGTGATGCAAAGCAATGGCAACAAATGCCACAGCAATTCATCACTGCACTCATCAACGAAGCGATCAAAAACCACACAATCATCACCCCTGATTTGAGCTTAGATTTTTGA
- the ubiE gene encoding bifunctional demethylmenaquinone methyltransferase/2-methoxy-6-polyprenyl-1,4-benzoquinol methylase UbiE translates to MSKQDTIIKMFNDIAPSYDLTNRILSFGLDTKWRQEGCKRTLKTLGKSSHLHIADVACGSGDMILQWQKLTTHSQYIGIDPAQQMLQVAQTKITNCQFIQAQAQSLPLDSASVDILSIAYGLRNVCDYPTALQEFYRVLKPNGTLLILDFMQNPNPNFLQACAKFYTQKILPMIGGWISKNKGAYAYLPNSIEDFASPERLIAHLRETGFAHIQHQYDYFHISSAFIATKE, encoded by the coding sequence ATGAGCAAACAAGACACTATCATCAAGATGTTTAATGACATTGCACCAAGCTATGATTTGACAAATCGCATTTTGAGCTTCGGATTGGACACGAAATGGCGTCAAGAAGGTTGCAAACGCACTCTCAAAACGCTAGGCAAATCAAGCCATCTCCATATCGCTGATGTCGCCTGTGGAAGTGGGGATATGATATTGCAATGGCAAAAGCTCACCACTCATTCCCAATACATTGGCATAGACCCCGCTCAACAAATGCTCCAAGTGGCACAGACCAAAATCACAAATTGCCAATTCATTCAAGCTCAAGCCCAAAGCCTCCCCCTTGATTCTGCAAGTGTGGATATTCTATCCATTGCCTATGGCTTACGCAATGTGTGTGATTACCCTACCGCACTTCAAGAGTTCTATCGCGTCCTCAAACCCAATGGCACCCTTCTGATTTTGGATTTTATGCAAAACCCAAACCCCAACTTTTTGCAAGCCTGTGCCAAATTTTATACCCAAAAAATCCTGCCTATGATTGGGGGCTGGATCTCCAAAAACAAAGGGGCTTATGCGTATTTGCCAAACTCGATTGAAGATTTTGCTTCACCTGAGAGGCTCATCGCCCATTTGCGTGAAACTGGATTTGCACACATCCAACACCAATATGATTATTTCCACATCTCATCAGCGTTTATCGCAACAAAGGAGTAA
- a CDS encoding outer membrane beta-barrel protein — protein sequence MRFLIILLLGWTCLFGTSLKYFGGGDFVAGFENLSLQTKNAPQESFSSRSYSLGINGGVEQFWDSDNYIGGRILGEFTMGLATPNVNGTKIAGLFSFMGAMDLMLDFLPLGDSDLGIFGGFEYGLLMLTSSESYKDYKLSSETHSAFWRIGVSLLIQKEQRIEFLYKAPLNPLSLPENVNGIKQHKVFSGGQLSVGFKALFW from the coding sequence ATGCGTTTTTTGATCATTTTGCTTTTGGGCTGGACTTGCCTATTTGGCACAAGTTTGAAATATTTTGGGGGCGGAGACTTTGTCGCTGGATTTGAGAATCTTAGTCTGCAAACCAAAAATGCTCCTCAAGAATCTTTCTCCTCTCGCTCTTATAGCCTTGGTATCAATGGTGGAGTCGAGCAATTTTGGGATAGTGACAACTACATTGGCGGTAGGATTTTGGGAGAATTTACGATGGGGCTGGCAACCCCAAATGTCAATGGCACCAAAATCGCTGGACTTTTTAGCTTTATGGGTGCGATGGATTTGATGCTAGATTTCCTCCCGCTTGGTGATTCTGATTTGGGGATTTTTGGGGGATTTGAGTATGGGCTCCTAATGCTGACAAGCTCTGAAAGCTACAAGGACTACAAACTCTCAAGCGAAACACATAGTGCTTTTTGGCGTATTGGCGTGAGTTTATTGATACAAAAAGAACAACGCATTGAGTTTCTCTACAAAGCCCCATTAAACCCACTCAGTCTTCCTGAAAATGTCAATGGCATCAAACAGCACAAAGTGTTTAGCGGTGGGCAACTTTCTGTAGGATTTAAAGCACTCTTTTGGTAA